The genomic DNA CGGTGCGCCCAGCCAATCCCGCTACCTGCGAATCCGATTGCGCCGCATCGGAAGCGGGTCGTAGACCAGAAATCAGATCGGTCACCGACGAACGCTGCCGCTCCCGCTCCAACTGGTCCTGTTCCTGCTGCGACAGGCCGATCCGGTCGTAGGTCACCGACGAATCCGGCGGCAACACCTGCGCCGCGATCAGCTTGGTGGCCTCATCCGCCGCTGCGGCGCGGGTTGGGGTCGACGCGTCGCGCCACTTCACACCCACCTGGCGGAACGCCTCGGGGTCGACGGACCCGTCACGCAGCAGTAGCGCCAGATACGCCACCTCGCGCCACGCCAGCCCGAACGACGTCTGCCGCCGCTCGGCGCGCTTCACCAGGCGGTACTCCTGCTGACGAATACTGTCCGCAGACGCCGGATTATCGGTAACGAATCCCAGATACGGTGCAGGCATTCCAGATTCGGCCGCCAACAGCTGCGAATACAGTTTCACCTGGTCGATATATGGCGTCGGCGGTGCCGGCCGGAACTCGTGCAGCTTCACCTCGACCGGTTCGCCGTTCTCGTCTACTTGCGGCGGAATGACATTCAGGCGGCCCTGCGTCGCAGAGAAACCCGCCTTGCGGTTCTCGGCGGCCGACTTGCCCTCCGACATGCCGAACACTTCGGGATCAGCATTGAGCGCCGACCACTTCGGCGACGTGTAGAACTCGCGGTTCACCTCGAGCCCGGTCAGGGCGCGCAGCGCCGCGGGGCGAGGCCATGAACTTCGTGCCCGGCGCCAACTGGAGCGAGCGCAGCGCCGGCACCAACGCCCCGGGTACCGCACTGGCCCTGGACCGCGAACTGCAGATCCACGGCTCCGAGCACTTCGCCCGACTGGTGCAGCCCTGGACCTGCACCGCGGTGCCGGTGCACGACCCGACGACGGGCGAGCTCATCGGCTGCGTCGACCTCACCGGTGACAGCCAGATCGCCTCGGCCCAGACCCTCGGGCTGGTGCGCGCCACGGTGATGGCCATCGAGAACCACCTGGCGCTGCAGCGGCTGCTGCAGCCGGCGCCCACCCCGGTGACCATGGCCCGCCTGACGGTGCTGGGTGGTGACCGGCCGCGCTGGGTGGCCACCGGCGACGACGGACAACCGCGCCAGCACACCCTCAGCGGCCGGCACGCCGACATCCTGGTCCTGCTGAGCCGTCATCCCGAGGGATTGAGCGCCGACCACCTCGCAATGTTGTTGGACGACAACGATCTTGACTCGGTCACCATCCGCGTCGAGATGTCCCGCCTGCGCCGGGTCATCGGCGCGCAGTACGTGGCGTCGCGGCCCTACCGGCTGCTCACCCCGATCGACAGCGACGTCGCCGACGTCTTCGCCGCGCTGCACCGCGGCGATGTCGATGCCGCACTGTCTCATTACACCGGTGCGCTGCTGCCGCAGTCGGTGTCACCCGCGATCGCCCGGCTGCGCACCGAGCTAGGGGAGAGCCTGCGCACCGCAGTGCTGTCGGCGTCGGCGGCCGGACACGTCGGGTTGTTGCGCCGGTGGCTCGCGCTGCCCGACGGCCGCGACGACCGGCACGGCTGGCAGTTACTCCGCAACCACC from Mycolicibacterium phocaicum includes the following:
- a CDS encoding phage portal protein, whose translation is MNREFYTSPKWSALNADPEVFGMSEGKSAAENRKAGFSATQGRLNVIPPQVDENGEPVEVKLHEFRPAPPTPYIDQVKLYSQLLAAESGMPAPYLGFVTDNPASADSIRQQEYRLVKRAERRQTSFGLAWREVAYLALLLRDGSVDPEAFRQVGVKWRDASTPTRAAAADEATKLIAAQVLPPDSSVTYDRIGLSQQEQDQLERERQRSSVTDLISGLRPASDAAQSDSQVAGLAGRTVAATG